One stretch of Orcinus orca chromosome 15, mOrcOrc1.1, whole genome shotgun sequence DNA includes these proteins:
- the ARVCF gene encoding splicing regulator ARVCF isoform X3 — protein MEDCNVHSAASILASVKEQEARFERLTRALEQERRHVALQLERAQQPGMGSSGVGSGQPLSMAWQQLVLQEQSPGSQASLAMMPEAPEVLEETVTVEEDPGTPTSHVSIVTSEDGTTRRTETKVTKTVKTVTTRTVRQVPVGPDGLPLLDSGHPLGPFTDGPLDRHFLLRGGGPAATLSRTCLGSGGGFPDEPRDVPSYGSLSRGLGVRPPRGGPLGPGSGDGCFTLPSRREAFPAGPEPGPPAGRSQPERFQAEPYGLEDDTRSLAAEDEGGPELEADCGTAARRRPDCGRGLRTRAYEDVADDGGELMEERPPFPATTAPLAQPEHGSLGSLDRAVRRSPSVDSARKEPRWRDPELPEVLAMLRHPVDPVKANAAAYLQHLCFENEGVKRRVRQLRGLPLLVALLDHPRAEVRRRACGALRNLSYGRDADNKAAIRDCGGVPALVRLLRAARDSEVRELVTGTLWNLSSYEPLKMVIIDHGLQTLTHEVIVPHSGWEPEPNEDSKPRDAEWTTVFKNTSGCLRNVSSDGAEARRRLRECEGLVDALLHALQSAVGRKDTDNKSVENCVCIVRNLSYHVHKEVPGADRYQEAEPRPPGSAMGAQRRRREDAGCFGGKKAKEEWFHEGKRDGEMDRNFDTLDLPKRTEAAKGFELLYQPEVVRLYLSLLTESRNFNTLEAAAGALQNLSAGNWVWATYIRATVRKERGLPVLVELLQSETDKVVRAVAIALRNLSLDRRNKDLIGSYAMAELVRNVRSAQAPARPGAGLEEDTVVAVLNTIHEIVSDSLDNARSLLQARGVPALVALGASSQSVREAKAASHVLQTVWSYKELRGALQRDGWTKARFQSGSANAKGPKAPPSPGGLDDSTLPLVDKSLDGEKPGSRDVIPMEALGPDGYSAVDRRECRARGSEPAGEASEKESLKGLGPAVCS, from the exons ATGGAGGACTGCAACGTGCACTCGGCTGCCAGCATCCTGGCCTCAGTGAAGGAGCAGGAGGCCCGCTTCGAGCGGCTGACACGGGCATTGGAGCAGGAACGGCGCCATGTTGCCCTGCAGCTGGAGCGTGCCCAACAGCCTGGCATGGGCAGCAGTGGCGTGGGCAGTGGGCAGCCCTTGTCGATGGCCTGGCAACAGCTTGTCCTGCAG GAGCAGAGCCCAGGCAGCCAGGCCTCTTTGGCCATGATGCCGGAGGCGCCTGAGGTGCTGGAGGAGACAGTGACGGTGGAGGAGGACCCTGGCACCCCCACCTCCCATGTGTCCATCGTCACATCGGAAGATGGCACCACTCGTCGCACTGAGACCAAG GTCACCAAGACAGTCAAGACGGTGACCACTCGAACAGTGCGCCAGGTGCCCGTGGGCCCTGATGGCCTCCCCCTGCTGGACAGTGGCCACCCACTGGGCCCCTTCACCGATGGCCCCCTGGACCGACACTTCCTGCTGCGCGGGGGTGGCCCGGCAGCCACTCTCTCCCGCACCTGCCTTGGCAGCGGAGGCGGCTTTCCTGACGAGCCCCGCGACGTCCCCAGCTATGGCAGCCTGTCCCGCGGGCTGGGTGTGCGGCCTCCGCGCGGAGGCCCCCTGGGCCCAGGCTCTGGTGATGGCTGCTTCACGCTGCCCAGCCGCCGGGAGGCCTTCCCCGCGGGCCCTGAGCCTGGGCCACCAGCCGGCCGCTCCCAGCCCGAGCGGTTCCAGGCAGAGCCGTATGGCTTGGAGGACGACACTCGCAGCCTGGCTGCTGAGGACGAGGGGGGCCCGGAGCTGGAGGCTGACTGTGGCACAGCCGCACGGAGGAGGCCAGACTGTGGGCGGGGCCTGCGCACCAG GGCCTACGAGGACGTGGCGGACGATGGCGGTGAGCTGATGGAGGAGCGGCCCCCCTTCCCAGCCACGACGGCGCCCCTGGCCCAGCCAGAACATGGCAGCCTGGGCAGCCTGGACCGGGCAGTGCGGCGCTCACCCTCGGTGGACAGTGCCCGCAAGGAGCCGCGCTGGCGGGACCCCGAGCTGCCCGAGGTGCTGGCCATGCTGCGGCACCCCGTGGACCCCGTGAAGGCCAACGCGGCCGCCTACCTGCAGCACCTGTGCTTTGAGAACGAGGGTGTCAAGCGCCGCGTGCGGCAGCTGCGGGGGCTGCCGCTGCTTGTGGCCCTGCTGGACCACCCGCGGGCGGAGGTGCGGCGCCGGGCCTGTGGGGCACTGCGGAACCTCTCGTATGGCAGGGATGCTGACAACAAGGCCGCCATCCGGGACTGCGGCGGAGTGCCTGCCCTGGTGCGCCTGCTGCGGGCTGCCCGGGACAGCGAGGTCCGCGAGCTTGTCACAG GCACACTCTGGAACCTGTCGTCCTACGAACCCCTGAAGATGGTCATCATTGACCACGGCCTGCAGACGCTGACCCATGAGGTCATTGTGCCACACTCGGGCTGGGAGCCAGAGCCCAACGAAGACTCCAAGCCACGGGATGCTGAGTGGACGACTGTCTTCAAGAACACATCAGGCTGCTTGAG GAATGTGAGCTCAGATGGTGCAGAGGCCCGGCGGCGACTCCGTGAGTGTGAGGGGCTGGTGGACGCACTCCTGCACGCCCTGCAGTCGGCCGTGGGCAGGAAGGACACGGACAACAAG TCAGTGGAGAACTGCGTGTGCATCGTGCGGAACCTCTCCTACCACGTGCACAAGGAGGTGCCGGGGGCTGACAGGTACCAGGAGGCCGAGCCCAGGCCCCCGGGCAGTGCCATGGGTGCCCAGCGCCGGAGGAGGGAGGACGCCGGCTGCTTTGGTGGCAAGAAGGCCAAAG AAGAGTGGTTCCATGAAG GGAAGAGGGATGGTGAGATGGACCGGAACTTTGACACTCTGGACCTACCCAAGCGGACTGAGGCTGCCAAAG GCTTCGAGCTGCTGTACCAGCCCGAGGTAGTGCGTCTCTACCTGTCCCTCCTGACGGAGAGTCGGAACTTCAACACTCTGGAGGCCGCAGCCGGTGCCCTGCAGAACCTCAGTGCCGGCAACTGGGTG TGGGCCACGTACATCCGCGCCACAGTGCGCAAGGAGCGCGGGCTGCCGGTGCTGGTGGAGCTGCTGCAGTCAGAGACCGACAAGGTGGTGCGCGCCGTCGCCATCGCCCTGCGCAACCTCTCGCTGGACCGGCGCAACAAGGACCTCATCG GGAGCTACGCCATGGCCGAGCTCGTGCGAAATGTGCGCAGCGCGCAGGCACCTGCGCGGCCCGGGGCCGGTCTGGAGGAGGACACAGTGGTGGCCGTGCTCAACACCATCCACGAGATCGTGTCTGACAGCCTGGACAACGCGCGCTCGCTGCTGCAGGCCCGCGGCGTGCCTGCGCTGGTGGCACTTGGCGCCtccag CCAATCGGTGCGCGAGGCGAAGGCCgcatcccacgtgctgcagacgGTGTGGAGTTACAAGGAGCTGCGTGGTGCTCTGCAGAGGGACGGCTGGACCAAGGCGCGCTTCCAG TCGGGTTCTGCTAATGCCAAGGGCCCCAAGGCACCACCGAGTCCCGGAGGCTTGGACGATAGCACACTGCCGCTGGTGGACAAGAGCCTGG ACGGTGAGAAGCCAGGCAGCCGGGACGTGATCCCCATGGAGGCACTTGGCCCAG ATGGATACTCCGCCGTTGACCGGAGGGAGTGCAGGGCTCGAGGCAGTGAGCCTGCAGGGGAGGCCTCTGAGAAGGAATCGTTGAAA ggCCTGGGCCCAGCCGTTTGCTCTTAG
- the ARVCF gene encoding splicing regulator ARVCF isoform X2, with amino-acid sequence MEDCNVHSAASILASVKEQEARFERLTRALEQERRHVALQLERAQQPGMGSSGVGSGQPLSMAWQQLVLQEQSPGSQASLAMMPEAPEVLEETVTVEEDPGTPTSHVSIVTSEDGTTRRTETKVTKTVKTVTTRTVRQVPVGPDGLPLLDSGHPLGPFTDGPLDRHFLLRGGGPAATLSRTCLGSGGGFPDEPRDVPSYGSLSRGLGVRPPRGGPLGPGSGDGCFTLPSRREAFPAGPEPGPPAGRSQPERFQAEPYGLEDDTRSLAAEDEGGPELEADCGTAARRRPDCGRGLRTRAYEDVADDGGELMEERPPFPATTAPLAQPEHGSLGSLDRAVRRSPSVDSARKEPRWRDPELPEVLAMLRHPVDPVKANAAAYLQHLCFENEGVKRRVRQLRGLPLLVALLDHPRAEVRRRACGALRNLSYGRDADNKAAIRDCGGVPALVRLLRAARDSEVRELVTGTLWNLSSYEPLKMVIIDHGLQTLTHEVIVPHSGWEPEPNEDSKPRDAEWTTVFKNTSGCLRNVSSDGAEARRRLRECEGLVDALLHALQSAVGRKDTDNKSVENCVCIVRNLSYHVHKEVPGADRYQEAEPRPPGSAMGAQRRRREDAGCFGGKKAKGKRDGEMDRNFDTLDLPKRTEAAKGFELLYQPEVVRLYLSLLTESRNFNTLEAAAGALQNLSAGNWVWATYIRATVRKERGLPVLVELLQSETDKVVRAVAIALRNLSLDRRNKDLIGSYAMAELVRNVRSAQAPARPGAGLEEDTVVAVLNTIHEIVSDSLDNARSLLQARGVPALVALGASSQSVREAKAASHVLQTVWSYKELRGALQRDGWTKARFQSGSANAKGPKAPPSPGGLDDSTLPLVDKSLDGEKPGSRDVIPMEALGPDGYSAVDRRECRARGSEPAGEASEKESLKPDPGRKVPPPGPSRPAVRLVDAVGDAKPQPVDSWV; translated from the exons ATGGAGGACTGCAACGTGCACTCGGCTGCCAGCATCCTGGCCTCAGTGAAGGAGCAGGAGGCCCGCTTCGAGCGGCTGACACGGGCATTGGAGCAGGAACGGCGCCATGTTGCCCTGCAGCTGGAGCGTGCCCAACAGCCTGGCATGGGCAGCAGTGGCGTGGGCAGTGGGCAGCCCTTGTCGATGGCCTGGCAACAGCTTGTCCTGCAG GAGCAGAGCCCAGGCAGCCAGGCCTCTTTGGCCATGATGCCGGAGGCGCCTGAGGTGCTGGAGGAGACAGTGACGGTGGAGGAGGACCCTGGCACCCCCACCTCCCATGTGTCCATCGTCACATCGGAAGATGGCACCACTCGTCGCACTGAGACCAAG GTCACCAAGACAGTCAAGACGGTGACCACTCGAACAGTGCGCCAGGTGCCCGTGGGCCCTGATGGCCTCCCCCTGCTGGACAGTGGCCACCCACTGGGCCCCTTCACCGATGGCCCCCTGGACCGACACTTCCTGCTGCGCGGGGGTGGCCCGGCAGCCACTCTCTCCCGCACCTGCCTTGGCAGCGGAGGCGGCTTTCCTGACGAGCCCCGCGACGTCCCCAGCTATGGCAGCCTGTCCCGCGGGCTGGGTGTGCGGCCTCCGCGCGGAGGCCCCCTGGGCCCAGGCTCTGGTGATGGCTGCTTCACGCTGCCCAGCCGCCGGGAGGCCTTCCCCGCGGGCCCTGAGCCTGGGCCACCAGCCGGCCGCTCCCAGCCCGAGCGGTTCCAGGCAGAGCCGTATGGCTTGGAGGACGACACTCGCAGCCTGGCTGCTGAGGACGAGGGGGGCCCGGAGCTGGAGGCTGACTGTGGCACAGCCGCACGGAGGAGGCCAGACTGTGGGCGGGGCCTGCGCACCAG GGCCTACGAGGACGTGGCGGACGATGGCGGTGAGCTGATGGAGGAGCGGCCCCCCTTCCCAGCCACGACGGCGCCCCTGGCCCAGCCAGAACATGGCAGCCTGGGCAGCCTGGACCGGGCAGTGCGGCGCTCACCCTCGGTGGACAGTGCCCGCAAGGAGCCGCGCTGGCGGGACCCCGAGCTGCCCGAGGTGCTGGCCATGCTGCGGCACCCCGTGGACCCCGTGAAGGCCAACGCGGCCGCCTACCTGCAGCACCTGTGCTTTGAGAACGAGGGTGTCAAGCGCCGCGTGCGGCAGCTGCGGGGGCTGCCGCTGCTTGTGGCCCTGCTGGACCACCCGCGGGCGGAGGTGCGGCGCCGGGCCTGTGGGGCACTGCGGAACCTCTCGTATGGCAGGGATGCTGACAACAAGGCCGCCATCCGGGACTGCGGCGGAGTGCCTGCCCTGGTGCGCCTGCTGCGGGCTGCCCGGGACAGCGAGGTCCGCGAGCTTGTCACAG GCACACTCTGGAACCTGTCGTCCTACGAACCCCTGAAGATGGTCATCATTGACCACGGCCTGCAGACGCTGACCCATGAGGTCATTGTGCCACACTCGGGCTGGGAGCCAGAGCCCAACGAAGACTCCAAGCCACGGGATGCTGAGTGGACGACTGTCTTCAAGAACACATCAGGCTGCTTGAG GAATGTGAGCTCAGATGGTGCAGAGGCCCGGCGGCGACTCCGTGAGTGTGAGGGGCTGGTGGACGCACTCCTGCACGCCCTGCAGTCGGCCGTGGGCAGGAAGGACACGGACAACAAG TCAGTGGAGAACTGCGTGTGCATCGTGCGGAACCTCTCCTACCACGTGCACAAGGAGGTGCCGGGGGCTGACAGGTACCAGGAGGCCGAGCCCAGGCCCCCGGGCAGTGCCATGGGTGCCCAGCGCCGGAGGAGGGAGGACGCCGGCTGCTTTGGTGGCAAGAAGGCCAAAG GGAAGAGGGATGGTGAGATGGACCGGAACTTTGACACTCTGGACCTACCCAAGCGGACTGAGGCTGCCAAAG GCTTCGAGCTGCTGTACCAGCCCGAGGTAGTGCGTCTCTACCTGTCCCTCCTGACGGAGAGTCGGAACTTCAACACTCTGGAGGCCGCAGCCGGTGCCCTGCAGAACCTCAGTGCCGGCAACTGGGTG TGGGCCACGTACATCCGCGCCACAGTGCGCAAGGAGCGCGGGCTGCCGGTGCTGGTGGAGCTGCTGCAGTCAGAGACCGACAAGGTGGTGCGCGCCGTCGCCATCGCCCTGCGCAACCTCTCGCTGGACCGGCGCAACAAGGACCTCATCG GGAGCTACGCCATGGCCGAGCTCGTGCGAAATGTGCGCAGCGCGCAGGCACCTGCGCGGCCCGGGGCCGGTCTGGAGGAGGACACAGTGGTGGCCGTGCTCAACACCATCCACGAGATCGTGTCTGACAGCCTGGACAACGCGCGCTCGCTGCTGCAGGCCCGCGGCGTGCCTGCGCTGGTGGCACTTGGCGCCtccag CCAATCGGTGCGCGAGGCGAAGGCCgcatcccacgtgctgcagacgGTGTGGAGTTACAAGGAGCTGCGTGGTGCTCTGCAGAGGGACGGCTGGACCAAGGCGCGCTTCCAG TCGGGTTCTGCTAATGCCAAGGGCCCCAAGGCACCACCGAGTCCCGGAGGCTTGGACGATAGCACACTGCCGCTGGTGGACAAGAGCCTGG ACGGTGAGAAGCCAGGCAGCCGGGACGTGATCCCCATGGAGGCACTTGGCCCAG ATGGATACTCCGCCGTTGACCGGAGGGAGTGCAGGGCTCGAGGCAGTGAGCCTGCAGGGGAGGCCTCTGAGAAGGAATCGTTGAAA CCCGACCCCGGCAGGAAGGTTCCTCCTCCCGGGCCCAGCAGACCCGCAGTCAGGCTGGTGGACGCCGTGGGGGACGCTAAGCCTCAGCCTGTTGACTCCTGGGTCTAG
- the ARVCF gene encoding splicing regulator ARVCF isoform X1, giving the protein MEDCNVHSAASILASVKEQEARFERLTRALEQERRHVALQLERAQQPGMGSSGVGSGQPLSMAWQQLVLQEQSPGSQASLAMMPEAPEVLEETVTVEEDPGTPTSHVSIVTSEDGTTRRTETKVTKTVKTVTTRTVRQVPVGPDGLPLLDSGHPLGPFTDGPLDRHFLLRGGGPAATLSRTCLGSGGGFPDEPRDVPSYGSLSRGLGVRPPRGGPLGPGSGDGCFTLPSRREAFPAGPEPGPPAGRSQPERFQAEPYGLEDDTRSLAAEDEGGPELEADCGTAARRRPDCGRGLRTRAYEDVADDGGELMEERPPFPATTAPLAQPEHGSLGSLDRAVRRSPSVDSARKEPRWRDPELPEVLAMLRHPVDPVKANAAAYLQHLCFENEGVKRRVRQLRGLPLLVALLDHPRAEVRRRACGALRNLSYGRDADNKAAIRDCGGVPALVRLLRAARDSEVRELVTGTLWNLSSYEPLKMVIIDHGLQTLTHEVIVPHSGWEPEPNEDSKPRDAEWTTVFKNTSGCLRNVSSDGAEARRRLRECEGLVDALLHALQSAVGRKDTDNKSVENCVCIVRNLSYHVHKEVPGADRYQEAEPRPPGSAMGAQRRRREDAGCFGGKKAKEEWFHEGKRDGEMDRNFDTLDLPKRTEAAKGFELLYQPEVVRLYLSLLTESRNFNTLEAAAGALQNLSAGNWVWATYIRATVRKERGLPVLVELLQSETDKVVRAVAIALRNLSLDRRNKDLIGSYAMAELVRNVRSAQAPARPGAGLEEDTVVAVLNTIHEIVSDSLDNARSLLQARGVPALVALGASSQSVREAKAASHVLQTVWSYKELRGALQRDGWTKARFQSGSANAKGPKAPPSPGGLDDSTLPLVDKSLDGEKPGSRDVIPMEALGPDGYSAVDRRECRARGSEPAGEASEKESLKPDPGRKVPPPGPSRPAVRLVDAVGDAKPQPVDSWV; this is encoded by the exons ATGGAGGACTGCAACGTGCACTCGGCTGCCAGCATCCTGGCCTCAGTGAAGGAGCAGGAGGCCCGCTTCGAGCGGCTGACACGGGCATTGGAGCAGGAACGGCGCCATGTTGCCCTGCAGCTGGAGCGTGCCCAACAGCCTGGCATGGGCAGCAGTGGCGTGGGCAGTGGGCAGCCCTTGTCGATGGCCTGGCAACAGCTTGTCCTGCAG GAGCAGAGCCCAGGCAGCCAGGCCTCTTTGGCCATGATGCCGGAGGCGCCTGAGGTGCTGGAGGAGACAGTGACGGTGGAGGAGGACCCTGGCACCCCCACCTCCCATGTGTCCATCGTCACATCGGAAGATGGCACCACTCGTCGCACTGAGACCAAG GTCACCAAGACAGTCAAGACGGTGACCACTCGAACAGTGCGCCAGGTGCCCGTGGGCCCTGATGGCCTCCCCCTGCTGGACAGTGGCCACCCACTGGGCCCCTTCACCGATGGCCCCCTGGACCGACACTTCCTGCTGCGCGGGGGTGGCCCGGCAGCCACTCTCTCCCGCACCTGCCTTGGCAGCGGAGGCGGCTTTCCTGACGAGCCCCGCGACGTCCCCAGCTATGGCAGCCTGTCCCGCGGGCTGGGTGTGCGGCCTCCGCGCGGAGGCCCCCTGGGCCCAGGCTCTGGTGATGGCTGCTTCACGCTGCCCAGCCGCCGGGAGGCCTTCCCCGCGGGCCCTGAGCCTGGGCCACCAGCCGGCCGCTCCCAGCCCGAGCGGTTCCAGGCAGAGCCGTATGGCTTGGAGGACGACACTCGCAGCCTGGCTGCTGAGGACGAGGGGGGCCCGGAGCTGGAGGCTGACTGTGGCACAGCCGCACGGAGGAGGCCAGACTGTGGGCGGGGCCTGCGCACCAG GGCCTACGAGGACGTGGCGGACGATGGCGGTGAGCTGATGGAGGAGCGGCCCCCCTTCCCAGCCACGACGGCGCCCCTGGCCCAGCCAGAACATGGCAGCCTGGGCAGCCTGGACCGGGCAGTGCGGCGCTCACCCTCGGTGGACAGTGCCCGCAAGGAGCCGCGCTGGCGGGACCCCGAGCTGCCCGAGGTGCTGGCCATGCTGCGGCACCCCGTGGACCCCGTGAAGGCCAACGCGGCCGCCTACCTGCAGCACCTGTGCTTTGAGAACGAGGGTGTCAAGCGCCGCGTGCGGCAGCTGCGGGGGCTGCCGCTGCTTGTGGCCCTGCTGGACCACCCGCGGGCGGAGGTGCGGCGCCGGGCCTGTGGGGCACTGCGGAACCTCTCGTATGGCAGGGATGCTGACAACAAGGCCGCCATCCGGGACTGCGGCGGAGTGCCTGCCCTGGTGCGCCTGCTGCGGGCTGCCCGGGACAGCGAGGTCCGCGAGCTTGTCACAG GCACACTCTGGAACCTGTCGTCCTACGAACCCCTGAAGATGGTCATCATTGACCACGGCCTGCAGACGCTGACCCATGAGGTCATTGTGCCACACTCGGGCTGGGAGCCAGAGCCCAACGAAGACTCCAAGCCACGGGATGCTGAGTGGACGACTGTCTTCAAGAACACATCAGGCTGCTTGAG GAATGTGAGCTCAGATGGTGCAGAGGCCCGGCGGCGACTCCGTGAGTGTGAGGGGCTGGTGGACGCACTCCTGCACGCCCTGCAGTCGGCCGTGGGCAGGAAGGACACGGACAACAAG TCAGTGGAGAACTGCGTGTGCATCGTGCGGAACCTCTCCTACCACGTGCACAAGGAGGTGCCGGGGGCTGACAGGTACCAGGAGGCCGAGCCCAGGCCCCCGGGCAGTGCCATGGGTGCCCAGCGCCGGAGGAGGGAGGACGCCGGCTGCTTTGGTGGCAAGAAGGCCAAAG AAGAGTGGTTCCATGAAG GGAAGAGGGATGGTGAGATGGACCGGAACTTTGACACTCTGGACCTACCCAAGCGGACTGAGGCTGCCAAAG GCTTCGAGCTGCTGTACCAGCCCGAGGTAGTGCGTCTCTACCTGTCCCTCCTGACGGAGAGTCGGAACTTCAACACTCTGGAGGCCGCAGCCGGTGCCCTGCAGAACCTCAGTGCCGGCAACTGGGTG TGGGCCACGTACATCCGCGCCACAGTGCGCAAGGAGCGCGGGCTGCCGGTGCTGGTGGAGCTGCTGCAGTCAGAGACCGACAAGGTGGTGCGCGCCGTCGCCATCGCCCTGCGCAACCTCTCGCTGGACCGGCGCAACAAGGACCTCATCG GGAGCTACGCCATGGCCGAGCTCGTGCGAAATGTGCGCAGCGCGCAGGCACCTGCGCGGCCCGGGGCCGGTCTGGAGGAGGACACAGTGGTGGCCGTGCTCAACACCATCCACGAGATCGTGTCTGACAGCCTGGACAACGCGCGCTCGCTGCTGCAGGCCCGCGGCGTGCCTGCGCTGGTGGCACTTGGCGCCtccag CCAATCGGTGCGCGAGGCGAAGGCCgcatcccacgtgctgcagacgGTGTGGAGTTACAAGGAGCTGCGTGGTGCTCTGCAGAGGGACGGCTGGACCAAGGCGCGCTTCCAG TCGGGTTCTGCTAATGCCAAGGGCCCCAAGGCACCACCGAGTCCCGGAGGCTTGGACGATAGCACACTGCCGCTGGTGGACAAGAGCCTGG ACGGTGAGAAGCCAGGCAGCCGGGACGTGATCCCCATGGAGGCACTTGGCCCAG ATGGATACTCCGCCGTTGACCGGAGGGAGTGCAGGGCTCGAGGCAGTGAGCCTGCAGGGGAGGCCTCTGAGAAGGAATCGTTGAAA CCCGACCCCGGCAGGAAGGTTCCTCCTCCCGGGCCCAGCAGACCCGCAGTCAGGCTGGTGGACGCCGTGGGGGACGCTAAGCCTCAGCCTGTTGACTCCTGGGTCTAG